In one window of Legionella fallonii LLAP-10 DNA:
- a CDS encoding host attachment protein, with protein sequence MTSNQHATWVLITDSNDCRIYQYIKKPHQLTLIKEIKHPENKLRDTDLTSDKPGHYGTSSSARGAFSQQTDPKEIKIEDFSRSIAKELDSDRNTNAYEKLIVIAPPHMNGLLFQHINKHVKELITHNIEKDLLHLKEHELLEFLHTHL encoded by the coding sequence ATGACTTCCAATCAACATGCAACATGGGTTCTCATTACAGATTCTAATGACTGTCGTATATATCAATACATTAAAAAACCTCATCAACTCACCTTAATTAAAGAAATAAAACATCCTGAAAATAAGCTTAGAGATACTGATTTAACCTCTGATAAACCTGGTCATTATGGTACCAGTAGCTCCGCTCGTGGAGCATTCTCTCAACAGACAGATCCAAAAGAAATAAAAATTGAAGATTTTTCCAGAAGTATTGCCAAAGAACTTGATAGTGACAGAAATACTAACGCTTATGAAAAACTCATTGTGATAGCACCACCTCATATGAATGGTCTATTATTTCAACATATTAATAAACACGTGAAAGAGCTAATTACTCATAATATAGAAAAAGATCTACTTCATTTAAAGGAACATGAATTATTAGAGTTTTTGCATACCCATCTATGA